From Oreochromis niloticus isolate F11D_XX linkage group LG15, O_niloticus_UMD_NMBU, whole genome shotgun sequence:
GTTGTGTAAGTTTCTTAAAGAAGAAACTTACTTTGATGGTCAACTCTGAGGACAAGCACTGCTGTTAGCCCAAGGGCCGTTAGCCTTTAACTTTATGGCAGGGTTAAACTCGCAGAGAGTAAGAGGAGCAGACCCAATAGGGTGCATTTCTTAAGAGTGATCACAAAAAGAATTCAATAAGAAAAATTCATAGTTTGACCAGTAATAGTATTTCCAATTAGacttttagatttaaaaaacttgtttaaaataataactgGCTGAATAAACCATAAATTACAATATCGAATAAGTTTTTATAAAACCTCCGCTAACACACTCACAATGAGTTAAtgattaaatatataaataaatgtgcatGTAAACACTTTGCCTATCACTTTGACTTTATAAATAATGAACATGAACACATTATTTATGAGCtcattaataaaaaagaaacatgtatTTCCCTCGCCACAGATTATGTACTAAGGATGAGTAATGCTTTACAAATGATGAATTAAGCATTTACTAATGCTCATTATTGCTTAATGTCATTGTTATGACGTGTTACCGTTTCACGCATGTCTGAGTGGTGCTGGCTCTATAAATGAGACCTGCAGGCTCATGCAGTCATTGACAGGCTTAGAATCAACCATGCTGTTTTACACTTTTCCTCTGCTGTGCGCTCTGGGCCTCACTGCAGTCCTTCAGGTGCCTGGCACCTTGGGGGTAAGTAAAGTCATATATCCtctttaatgttgttttcatCTAGTTATTTCTTGGTTTTTTGAGCAATAATTTTTGACCATTATTTTCTCTCTCATCTCTGAAAATCACATCTGAAGCAGGGTGAGTGTAGTAGTTATTCATACATAAATCTTGACTGATATGAACTATATTTAATCTATCATTCAAGGTGTTAATTTGCTTTAACTGCTTTCATTTAGTGACCACTACAACTGAGAAGAATGAGATTGTGAACAAGCACAATGCTCTGAGGAGAAATGTTCAACCTACTGCGAGCAACATGTTGAAGATGGTAAAACTCAGAAGTTATTACATAATGTTAATGCCTTGCACAACTAACATTATACTGTTGTGTCATGTTCAGCTTAATGAATGAAAGCACACAGCACTTTTTTGTGTACACATTTGTTCTTATCTACATGTTCTGATTTAACGGGCCGTCTTGTCCTCTGCTCCCTGCAGAACTGGAACAACGAGGCTGAAGCCACTGCTCAGAGGTGGGCTAACACCTGCTCCATGGGGCATAGTCCTGCCAGCTACAGAGTGATCAGCAGTAAGTTCCTCATTACTCCTCGCGCCTTAGAAAAAACACcacaaaagcacagaaaaagaagcacttgtgtgtttgttttttacgtCACTCTCAATGTCAGATTGAGAGTGgcaacacagaaaaacagggaAAGATGCATATAACTGCACATTATGAATCACCATCTTAAAAGTTTGGTTTGTTAACATTTTGTAATTCTTTTatggtttctgtttgtttctctaagttttaaaaagtgttatttTTCTGTACTGCCATAATCATCGTTCATTTAtgaatcgtggctcaagagttgggagttcgccttgtaatcggaaggttaccggttcgagccccggctcggacagtctcggttgttgtgtccttgggcaagacacttcacccgttgcctactggtggtggtcagagggcccggtggcgccagtgtccggcagcctcgcctctgtcagtgcgccccagggtggctgtggctacaacgtagcttgccatcaccagtgtatgaatgtgtgtgtgaatgggtgaatgactggatatgtaaagcgctttggggtccttagggaccataaaggcgctatataaatacaggccatttaccatttattggGCAATATTTTGCAAAGATGCTTTTATCAAGTCCTTTGATTTCACAAgatgctgatgatgatgatgatgatgatgataaattTTCTTTGATGAGTGATCTCGAACTGAGCATTCATTTGTTTTGGGATTTAAAAAGTCTCACCAACCTGATGAAAGTATCTCTGTCCTCTTCTTCTTTAAATGTAGCCAGCGGCTGTGGGGAAAATCTATACTATTCCAGCTTCCAGAACACTTGGAGCAATGTAATCCAGTCCTGGTATGACGAGGTGAAGGACTTCAGCTATGGAGTGGGATCTATCAATGGAGGAGTGGTGGGACACTACACACAGGTACAGTGATACATATACATGCACTTAACTAAAAGTGATTCTTAAGCCCAAACCCTGGCTTTAAGAAACATTTgtattttgtctctctgtgcaggttgTTTGGTACAGGTCTAATCAGATCGGCTGTGCTATGGCCTACTGTCCCAACTCTGCTTACAAGTACTTCTACGTCTGCCATTACTGCCCACCGTACGTATATAGCATCTTGCCATAATGATGTGTTGTATAAAATGGCATCTTTTAATCTTTTGAACTTCCTCTTTTGTCTGCATCCTGTATCAgtattatttatacattttagaCCCTGATAAGCTAAGTCATTAGTGATTTCTAATATACACAATGATGAAATGATCACTAGGAGCAGTGATTGAATTGCACTTCCTTCAAGAAGAATATGTGGATTTTGTAATTCATTTAATGCATAGAAATTTGCATTTAATTTGTCATGAAATAGTATTTCATAGTTGCTTTGAGTTCTCATAGGATAACTGTGACATGTTTGGGATGACATCCAGCGTTAGTGTTTGCTGTATTATTAGTATTGCTGATTGTCTGACCTACAATTACAGTGGAAACTACCAGTTTACCCAACCCTACAAGAAAGGACCCTCCTGCGGTGACTGTCCCAACGCCTGTGAAAACAACCTGTGCAGTAAGTACAAATATCCTGTAGGAATATAATAGTTGTAAACAAGGTGAGATATACATGTTTCTGTTTTGCAGACCTTTAGGGAAATCTCAGTGTAAGCCTTTGATAAAGTAATATATTGTGTAAAGATAAAGTTACATTGATTCTGTGTGCACCACATATAATAAAGTTGCACGCATTTTCTGGTTGCAAGATTTGGCAGCTCTTCAATAtagagccaaatcacaacaacagtcagctcaaggcactttatattgtaagttaaagaccctacaataatacagtggGGATTATATGCATAAATTttgttacagcactttcagaatgGCATCCACttaatacatttaattaaatgtattaaCCAATGTTATCAATAAATGATCAGACAGAAGAGGGTTTTCAGGCAATAGTGTTAAATGTTCAGCTTTTATGCCATATGTCAGAACAAGATccagagtgtgattaaagtctAAAGCTTCTTTTACATTCTGAGAAAAGCAAATTGAGTCTAATATTGGAGTAATTGCAGTGTTGAAGCTGTCATTTTCAGGTATCTAAATGGATGTTAAAATTATCCACaacaattattttatctgaactAAGCACCAAACCAGATAGATCATCTGATAGCTAAATTTATTTTAGCTGATGAACAAAGCTAACCTAAAACTGTTGTCTAGAATGGTAAAGAAGGTTACAAAACTGTACAATAGAGGTAATTATCTTTGCCCTCCTCACCAACTTAATGCTTATTATgttctttatgcttttctctctctcacagccAACCCCTGTCCCTTCTCTGATAAGTACAATAACTGTCCCGAGCTGAAGCAGCAGTGGGGCTGCAGCCACCCAGACGTTGCCTCTTGGTGCCCCGCCTCCTGTAAATGCACCAATCAGATTATCTAAATGCCCCATGTCCAAATGTGCACTGATTGGTCAGCTTCAATAAAGATATGCATAACAAAAAACCTGCATTTGTGATGCGCATTCTTACCTATCCAACCACCATATGCTGTTAGTGAGTAAATGGTCTGTTTGACTGGGTCAGTAATTAGCAGAGATTAAAAAGGAAATTTACTTTGGCACACTACTTCTGAGGACAAACACTGCCGGCAGGAGCAGATGCCCTTTGACTTTAGGTGAGGTGTAAACtcacagagaggaagaggagcagggtGGATTTGGCAGAGGTTAGgaggaaatacaaaaaaaaaaatcacaaacttGAGCCAAGAAACATCCACAGTTTGAGACCGCATCTGATAGCAGTGACTAATTATGATATACACCACAAGTcgaattttagatttttttcttttatgtttaaGTGCCCTGATTTAAGCGGTTagattattttgtatttatcaaatacaaaataatggGCCATTTGTCCCAGGATTTTTCAagtatttttgactttttttgagttttgtttttgtggttttaatGATTCTTTTTGATTCTTGAGTGTTCTTCTGAGTTCCTGGTTGCATTAGAGGTTATTGTTCCTTCCTCTTGTCCCAGTACTTCTGTATTAGGGTCATCCATGTGACTGTGTTTCCCTGTTTAGTTATCTCTTCTCACTTCCCACTTAATTGTGATAGTTAGTTGTCCCTTGAGTCTTGCTCTTGGTCTTACTTCCCTTTTCTCATCCGCCGTgatttagttcagctgtgtcttgCTTTCCCCTTTTGTCTCCACCTCCCTGCTTGCCCTTCTGTGTGGGTACAGATAAATAGTGCTGTCCTCCCATTAGTCGTTTGTCAGAGCTTTTGTTTGCATGCACTCAGTGTTTCCCGATTTTTTGTGGTCCTTTAACTTTGTATGTAGTTTACTTTTCCCTTTCGGACTTTGTTTCACATTTCTCCCTTGCCCtttatgtttttctctctgGACATTTTTTAACAGCCAAAATAAACTCCTCACTTTTTGTTACAGCTCGCCTGTTTCCCTTTTTTGCATTTTGGGTCAAAAACTCCATTATTGACAGACCATGACAGTATTGTGCATTTACATATGACTTCAATAGTTTTAAAGGTCGCCCAACTGATATAATCAATAAAATAGTACGCTGATGATGTAATAGCTCATACGGCTTACAATCTATCACACATTTTTCTTTGAGGAGTACAGAAAAAAGTCTCATTCACCACCAAATTAAAGTGTTTAAATTCAGGAGCATGGATAAAGACTGAGTACTAACCACAGCCATCTCAATTATCTTACTGGTATTAGCATAATGGCAAAAGGAAGACCTCATCCATATCACCCCAATAGTACCACTTTGTCCATGATCAAGACCAGCAAAATCATGATCATCACCATCTAGCAGGCGGTAGGGCTGGACTCTTTGTAAGAGTTAAAGAGAGAGAATGATGTGAGAGGGACAGCAGGTCGGGTGTCTTTCAATTCTAAGTTTCCATTTTAGTACATAACAAAAGATGCTGTCTAAGCATCTTTAGAACCAGAAGATTAAACTGCGGCTCCATGATATGCCACCAAAGCATTTCTTGATGTTATCCGATTTACCATTTTATTATCTGCTGGATTGCTTAGCATTATTTTATTGGCTTGTAGCTTCCATCTAGAATTATCATTGAAAAGAAGAGACTCATCAAAAATATGTCAACAGGACAGGAATAGCAGATATAggattgtgaatgttgaaaagCATCCTTCAGGTTTTTCACTCATAAATACAGAATGTTATGCTGATCATGTTGGTAAACCGGATTTCTGGCGTGTCATTGCTAATCAAGACCCAGTGCCATGGTACTAGCTTTTGACCAGACCTAACCTAGTTTAAGACATAATTATGCTGTAATCCAAATTACGTATAGATGGCAGAAAGgagcacacaaacactcattttttaaacataataatCCAAACTGGCATATTCAGGAGTAGCGCAAAACAACAGATATGACCTTGACCTCAAGCATAGTTTATTTAAAGACCATTTGGGTGATCATTGTGTGCAAGTTTTAATAAAAGTTGACCACTAATCTGGGAGAAGTGGGGATTCCTGTGAattgtggatggatggatggacaacaGATGACGTCCTTCAGGCAGATGAGCTAAAATGTATTTTGAAAAAAGTGCTACTTTGGCTCTGATGCGCCtgcatctctgtgtttgttgtgGCTGATCTAGTCTAAAGCAACAGAAGTCTATCTGGCTCTGAATTATGAGAGCACATACATGTTCATCATTAGCAAGATATAGATATAGCTTAGTTTTAAATGACAACTTCCCTGCTGTATTGGCCCTGAAAATAGCATCACATCCAGAAAAGGCGTGATTAAATTGCCAATACTGGTGACAGACTTGGCCCTCCATGACCAGCTAGATACCCTCCTTTTCTTTCAGATTGCATGCTTTTACTTTAACTGCtcatttgaaaaagaaatgctCTTACTTTCCCACATGCAAGGCTGAGAGAGAGTGGTTCTCCTCAGGGGTCAACCCCACATGTCCCAGCTACACAGCAGGTTCCTGGTTGAAATAAGGTTGTGTCCGTGTGAGGCAGGCTCATGCAGTCTACCAATGAGGAGCACAGATAGATCTACAGGCTCGTCTGGTTGGAATTCATCCCAACTGGATCCTTTTTTTCTTGCCTTGAGTTTCCACTTTTTGCTAAGTGGCGggtgtttttatttcagctcATAAAATAGTCCATCAAACTTACACATTAGATTTCCTATTGCCGCACTGTCGCACGGACTGCCATTGTTTGGAAATTAGTTCCCTTTCCATGCGATAACAAACTTCTTTCATTGAAAATAAACACTTGGACTGCACTTTTGTAACACTGAGTGTAAGCCAAAAAGGCCTCTCTGCTCACATCATAGCATATGGGATTCAAACCAAAAGCTGGAAGACAGATGAGTGAGCTACCTGAAGTGAGCGAATGGGGGAGCTGCAAGGAGTTTCTAGTCCCCCAGCAGAGGGGTGATAAGGGGATGAGTTTTTCCTCTGCCAGTGGGTGTTGCGATAGCAGAGGTCTTCTGGTTTGGCCAGCCTCGATAAGCCCTGTCTTGCCATCCTGTGGGGCTTATCAACTGCAGCAGCGAGCCTCAACAGTTAGTCCCACAGCCAGAAAATGTTTACAGCTTTGGCGTCAGTTTGTCTTCCTGAAATGCAGATTGTGTAATACAGAAATAATTACATGTTTGTTAAAGCATGTTTGTTGTTGAGTTTATTCATATCTATAATTATCTATGGTGGATTTTGCTGCAAAAGATAAATTCATTCTCTATAGTCATTTTATCTAAACTCGCGCGGGCTGAGTTAAAATCAGACAACTTATGCTAACACAGCTAAAATAGCTTGCTACATCTGCTCCAACAGACAGCTTTGCTGCATGTGTAGTAAACAAGAAAGGCTACATCTCCcttgttatttcttttaataaacCAGTGATGGGAGGGGAATAAGTTGGCGGAAGCTCAGAAGAGACATTTTAATAGGCAGGAAGACACATACATCAGTCTGTCCAGACTGAAGACAGTTCATTTAGTCTGAGCCGTTATCTCGCCACATCAAACACGGTCCCTTTGGATTAGAAACAGGATGCCTAAAAAAGAACCGAGTGCATCTGAACCTGACAAAAGATCTCGAGATTCAGTGCAACAAATTAGTATTGCATTCGTCCAACTTACTTGAAAACTAAGATTAAACAATACACACGCAAAAAATGTATACTTTTCCCTCACAGACATGAAgcaataattttattaaaatgaaaatgaaatatttaaaattaaaggtTTATTCATTTCAATATTTAATCAATAAGGAAAATGTGTTTGCTATAAACTGAACATTTGCCAATCAAGGAAATTTCATTTGACCAATTCAACATTTTTCTCTGTACTTGTGTAGCAAAATGACATAGAAAATTTACACAATATGATCTTTGAGTGCATGCAGAGAGAAAGTAACATCCAAAAGTTCAACGCTTTACTGCATGTCTGTCATTACTGTCGAAACCATGAAGTGATTATTGTTTATGTTCATTATTCATGTTgcttaaaaagacaaaaatatatgaaattaaACATCTCCAGTAAATGAAAAGTTTTCATGTCAAGAATGGGACATTTAAAGTATACTTTAGTATTATGCATCACTTCTAGCAGTATTAGTAGCATTAAAAATGCATTCATTAACTGAACTTCTGGGCCAGGCATCTTTGTCTGAGCTGTGATGTCAGATGCTTGTCTGAGGGAACTCAGTGCAG
This genomic window contains:
- the LOC102080370 gene encoding serotriflin isoform X1, producing the protein MQSLTGLESTMLFYTFPLLCALGLTAVLQVPGTLGQVTTTTEKNEIVNKHNALRRNVQPTASNMLKMNWNNEAEATAQRWANTCSMGHSPASYRVISTSGCGENLYYSSFQNTWSNVIQSWYDEVKDFSYGVGSINGGVVGHYTQVVWYRSNQIGCAMAYCPNSAYKYFYVCHYCPPGNYQFTQPYKKGPSCGDCPNACENNLCTNPCPFSDKYNNCPELKQQWGCSHPDVASWCPASCKCTNQII
- the LOC102080370 gene encoding serotriflin isoform X2 — encoded protein: MQSLTGLESTMLFYTFPLLCALGLTAVLQVPGTLGVTTTTEKNEIVNKHNALRRNVQPTASNMLKMNWNNEAEATAQRWANTCSMGHSPASYRVISTSGCGENLYYSSFQNTWSNVIQSWYDEVKDFSYGVGSINGGVVGHYTQVVWYRSNQIGCAMAYCPNSAYKYFYVCHYCPPGNYQFTQPYKKGPSCGDCPNACENNLCTNPCPFSDKYNNCPELKQQWGCSHPDVASWCPASCKCTNQII
- the LOC102080370 gene encoding cysteine-rich venom protein Cau1 isoform X3, with the translated sequence MLKMNWNNEAEATAQRWANTCSMGHSPASYRVISTSGCGENLYYSSFQNTWSNVIQSWYDEVKDFSYGVGSINGGVVGHYTQVVWYRSNQIGCAMAYCPNSAYKYFYVCHYCPPGNYQFTQPYKKGPSCGDCPNACENNLCTNPCPFSDKYNNCPELKQQWGCSHPDVASWCPASCKCTNQII